The genomic segment GTATTAAATTCGCAGTGGCTACACCGAGCGTTCACTTTAGCTAGTGAAGTTATTAAAAACGGTAGCCTTAATACAGAACAAAGATATCATTATGACCAACTCCACCGACACTTATTCGGAACAACGCTTAATTTGAAACATAGTAGTTTGAATGTTGGCGAATCACGAATAAACGGGATTCATGCAGCGTCCAGCGATGATGATGGTGAGACAATATATACAGCTGATGCTACACTAGGACGGGGACAATGCAGTAAACGCTTACGTTTGGAAGACTATGATTTAGATGATTTAGATGACATGGCTGATAGTTCGGATTGTGATGACGAGGAAGTTTTAAGTGGAGGCGATAAGCAACAAGCAAATAAGCTAACTGCATTTAAAATGCCAGCCAAGAAGCCTAagacaaatttgaatgaaacgCATGTCGTGTCTATGGATGCAAATATGAATACAACGTATTATATGGGCCCTTCATCCTCGAAAAAGAATGTTAACTGCGGCAAAGTTTTAACATCCAATAAAAACCATCTCGTATCAAATGTTTTGTCTGAACAAATCGTTAAAGGGCCTTCTAATgcggatcaattaaaaaatggtaAGAGTTTTTATACAAGAATATATGttcatatagaaaaaaatgtgcGAAATATCTTACCAAAAGTTTGCATAGCACTaaagtttttaatttcattagTTTCTTCGGCAATCGTCTTTAAAAATGAGCTATTGACAGACTGATTCTTGACACGGACAACGGTTTTGTTCATAGGTTGGTTAAGTTTCGCTAAAGCCTCTATATtgcccgatctcccaattttgctttttgagtcTACCAATATctgtgttcgtccttttttcgccATAGGCACATTCCGGAGTGTCTTCTCTGCACGCTTCTGATCCTTGCTGGGATTGAAAAAACCGCCGGGCCATGGTTCTCTTCGAGTTCACAGAAccacctccatcatcggtcggtgtcggtgaggtgtaaccggtgcaaggaacgggtacatttccgatcttgctccgATCTTACGTCACTACGTGAGTATAGTctcactgaatatgttgcaaggtgctgtgcgaacatagacagcggttggtcacaagcgtcgtcgtcgtcgtcgccttctgcgtcctcgttgtCGGAATTTATGACCCCTCTGACCTCTCCCGTGCCGCAATATACACAACAGCAGCACCCCAGCCGGACCAGTaccgggaagtgtatctttcTTGCAATTGAATGGTATTCGTCTGCGAGGAaagataataaaatttattagacGGAAGAACATATAGGCTGCAGCGATCcaagagacaaagctgaccaacagcTGACCTTcagcctgcacagttgtcacggatacattGTACTACGTAAAAATCGCTTGAgcaatggaggtgggggatagGCCTTTGTGATAccccattccgtgcagtatagaccaatctcgccTGCTCCTGCTGCTAGTGACACCAACATGGAGTGTATGGGGATAGAAGACAGGTCCGGTAATGCCGAAATAAtgctggccataatcgtctggttctaagagactttaatgcgcatcacgttcCATGGCATTTTCCCCTAGGCAAGGATCAGCGGGGCattgctttggcagagcagattgaaggctccaagTTTTACACGGTGAATAAGGATGTCCCCAccaggattacgaggaggtgcagcagctggccagacatttccattgcatctcctgatctcctgagtaatgtatcctggttgttgttgttgttgtagtagcagtgtgtggtacactgaggcggcagcccttgccgatgaaggaattcatcgggtcaatccggtacatacaaccggccgCCATGGGATTGATGTATCCTGgtgatcagaccacctccccataattctcgcCATCGACTGGCCACTCGACTTCATAATCTTTGGGCGTCGGACCTTtagcaatcagaagaaggccgattgggtcggcttcagagagtacaccaattgccgcttcagtgaactgccacccccttcgaatgtgctagttgccgagaggaaatttcgagacattattaacgcagcagccgctcgtttTATACCAAGTGCGGcacaatttcccggcgcaggctgTGATActtgcagacgagcgtgatgggattcgttacACGGACCCAACTTAATccgcgagctgaatctggaaatcaacagggtagtcaacgaacataagcgaaatatgtggctggaacacttggagcaatgtaccTTAGGTGCTAGTGTAGGCAAGctgtctactgttaagtcaacCTCAaaacccggtagacgggatgacaaaaCCTCAGTGACTTTTGGAacataactgtgactgatccaaagagatgcgccaggttgtttgaAGTCAATTTATTGGGCaaagaggagagccattcgtcgtgtccgtggtctccgagccgatgaacagacATTACAATTAACCGTGTGCGaaattacgaatgtcatccgtggcgccaaatcatccaaggcgttgggccccgacggaatctctacactgatgctgaagaatctggatctacctggaatCCTTAACGTACAACtgtctcaacctgtctttgaacactcttatagcacccgatgtctggaagatggacaGAGTGATTCCGCTACTGATGACTGAAAAGGACCTGAGTTTGGggcagtcgtacagaccgatctctctcctctcaccagtagccaaaacGCTTGAGAGACTATCCCTCCCGAGCCTCCTTGGAgagtttccattcgccgagcatcagcatagatttcgaagactgcactgCTTTGCATGCTTTTATCGCCcatatttgccgtggcttcaaacaacccacggtcagccatgccaaactatttgaagaCATCGCCGACACGTTCCTCCAGCCAGACctaaaacgctgggtcgcgaattatctgtgaagtcttcagtcatttgtggaattaaaggataagaagtcgaagcaccgtagaatgaaacagggagttccccaaggtggtgtgatgtctccggcactgtttaacctctacctatcctccattgcggacgattgtacgatcatggcatcaggcctccACTCATTGTTGACATTTGCGTTAGGTTGAATGTcttcctcaacgaacttgcctcatatttcgctacaagaaatctgaagagacctgccaccaaatcttcagtcacattTTTCACCACAAATAAGCGTGAGGTTgataccgagctgactgtgatggtcgatggagaaatgaatCCGACCATCaattgtcccaaaatacttggcgtcacattagATAGCTCTTACACactctccccacatgccacagcaatttgcgataaagtcaaaagtagaaacaaggtcttcaagtcacttgccggcagcacttgaggtgcagacaaagaaaccttgctgaccacgtacaaatcaattgaccggtctgtggTATGTTATGCAgggccagtgtggtctcgtcagatttgtgacacgcagtggcataatattcagatctgccagaatgccgccctccgaacagCTATGGGCTGCCTCCTCAATTCTCAATGGATCACCtctatcaggagacaaagatcctaccagtgcgaagacattactacatgctgtctaagcaaaaccttttgggctgttatcgcagagaccatccacatcaacatcttgtggatagatatccacctcccagaagccttaagatagATCTACTTGATCTAGagtgtgaggttcagcgctacaagagagaacctctagattaagcaggtctagacaacattcatgcagatacgGTAGAAGATGCGGTAAATATCTACCTGGgggaatgtagtccttggagaacgaccgtctcccattgcacctgaagaaatggacctcccccggcaaaccagagtagttctggctcaattacgttcctgcagccgcctcaattcctacagagcaaggattgatgccgacgtgcaagatgtatgtcctgattgtaaccagggaccacacgatacacgtcacctaaTTAACTGTGCAGCCATCTTActtgcagagttcctgggtcttgactcaATAGAATCaaccagacgaaagatagaacacaacaaactgctacaacaataaccgaaagggtcttggagatggcatatCTAAAACAGGCCCAGAGAACATATGGTCTTTGCATAGTCTGGTTGATGAGAAGCATGCCTGCCTTAGTCGGCTGGAGATTATTTTAGATGTCCGAGCATGAGGCAGCTATTACGTCTATGAGACTTGAGGCGATGGGAGAGTGGATAGAAGATACGAGCAGTTCATGCCAAAagttgcaaatttgcctatgaacattccaccaaggaacaggggcaaacttacctcaccaatgttgccagcattaagaggggaaaaccaccgctgaaaatttcttcagatgttctcgccaggattcgaacccaggcccggcatgctaacctcttcgctacggtggcctccaagcagGTCATACCTCGgggaataatcgaggcgacgttagAAAACCTGGATGGATTGAGAGAGGTTTCAGATCGAATACCtgaaacgacacttgaggtcaaaaGCGAAACATTGTTGTTGGATTGATTGAACTCTGATTCAGTCGAATCCGAAGCCAATTCGGGGCGATGCAGTCTGAGTAAAAGGCGTGGGCGACTCACTGCGGACCAGGGAAACGTTGGTAAGACtccgaaaatcttatgggaagatccggatcgtgagaagacgaggataaTAATGAAAGAAGTAAGAGGGGGatgagtatagcttttggtatcattacGGACACAGGATTACGGGCGAACTTACACAGAATAGGTGTGGCAAGTGGTATCGTTCGTAAGGCATATGGaggagatgatgagacgttgtatcatttcctatgtcattgcagaTAGGAATAATAGTGTCCTCCAGACGAGGATTTCTTCATCGCCTATAgcagaatgaactttattcaaatttttcaggaataactcaaaattaagtaaaaaaaaagaaaatatatattatgaCATCTGTCACTCTATCTATGCACACAatgacaaattctttttatgacacttgctgatatgcgttcctcagtaagaataggaaagaatctctccgaaccatttaataccaaacgagttttcagacaaggaaacagcctatcgtgtgatctctttaatatcctgctggagaagattatacgagatgcagatgtgatgtgatatggcacactaatcacaagagagcacgatatcgatatcataggtcggtcaccggaagtagtaactgcagccattgcaagaatcgaaagagagtcagtgaaaatgggtctggcagtaaatggagataagacgaaatggatggtttcaactcctaaaacgccttgcacaactgagcagataaagaaaatggagcaagttaggaaccacaactttgagatagtcagtaactttatctaccttggcaccgccgtaaccgaaacgaatgacacgagttttgagataaagcgaagaataatactgcccaacagatgatactttggactaagtaagcagtttagaaacaaggccacctctcgacagacgaagactacactttacaagacattgatactacccgtgctgttatatggttctgaagcatgggcacttgtgaaagcagatgaggcagtgcttggagtatttgagagaaagattcttcgtaaaatatatggaccagtttgcgataacggagaatataggcgacgtatgaaccacgagctgtatgacgacgatagcatagttacacgtatcaaaatacaacggctgcgttggctaggtcatgttgtcagaatggatgaagaagctccagcaaagaagtcttttgaaggcaaacacggtggtacacgcaaaccgggaagaccaaaagttgGACGCAAAATATTAAACTTCTTCATATTCATCATTAACTGGTCGAAGCTGTCGCGTAAGAATTTAAAACTTTTACTCCGATAAATACCCTCTAGACAATGGGATACCGCAGAGTTCCCCACTTTCCGTAgtccttttttaaatttccttcAATAAAATAAGTACGATAATCTGCAGGGATAACAACTTATATCACTGCCTCTATGCGGATGacttatatattttaatttctaaCAGAGACAACAATGTCACCAACAATTTGTTTTCGAGTATAGTATCCGATATTTTAACCTGGTCCACTGTTTCAGGCCCCATAATATCATCTAATAAATCCTCAATACTGCACATTTGCAGGAAACACAACTGCCGGTGTGGTGATCTATCGGTCCACATTATCTTTCCCAtcgtaaataaaatttaaattttgggcaTCGTAGTCGTAAAAAATTATGGCTGGAAGGAGCAAttggaaaaactaaaaaaatttataccatAAGGTATCTGTCTGCCAATATCATAAGGTATCTGTCTGCCAAAAGCCATACTCATACATTCGTCTTGAATTGCCTTGTTAATactgagcaaaattgaatacGAGCTACTCTTATTTGAAAACAGCTCAAAATCTTTCATGTGTCAAATAAACTCACCCTTATTCCCGTTGTCAAAGGATAAATCGACAGCAGTCGAGTCGAAGGCCAATTTCACATTTCATGGTATTCTGTAACTTATTCGCCTTCGATAGGTTGATGATAGAAAAATAATGCGGTAAATAcaatactatattaccgacaataactttttgggcaacccaatattttgtaaaattttcgacATTCGTCTACGCCATCGCAGTATTCGAAGCAGTTCTACGCATTTCGTACGACACCCATAAAAACCTTACTTTTGGATTTGGAGGATTCTAACAAGAATATTGTTCTATACCGATAGCACTTCCGAAAATGATGTATCTAAAGttttaattgcaaaaatgaAGCCAAGATTAGAGGGAAGTTGACCAAATACCGTCTAAAATATCTATTTTGAATGTATTCAGAATAAAGCTATAATCTCACTTTTGCAGACTTTATCAAAAATAATACTGCAAACGACATATTTACCcagattcataaaaaattagcCTCTCAACATACTGACTGGCAGCTCTTATGCAGACGCTTCCTAGAACGTAGAAACACCTCTTGTAATGAACCTGGGTCATTCACAgcccaaaacctacaaaaagAGAGGAGACCAAAGATGTCAAAAGGCTCTTAATCCTGCCTGGTTGTGGGTGGGTTCGTCTCTcatcaacaacaataacaaaacttATCAAGGTGTCATATCAATTACTTACAATAAACATCAGCTTCTCCATCATATACCAGTCCAGCTAAAAAGGATACTAGATGTTATTATCCTTGGGTCAACTCACCCCTCAT from the Stomoxys calcitrans chromosome 1, idStoCalc2.1, whole genome shotgun sequence genome contains:
- the LOC131997128 gene encoding uncharacterized protein LOC131997128, whose product is MVFTFKCGHLQNLDNSISICHLSKEIDKLEKEIPCWRQKLHSSYKELEKLKHEIKFSKLVNILQIYLRGKNLEVQNSKQSLINKHVTNIDKEVVLNSQWLHRAFTLASEVIKNGSLNTEQRYHYDQLHRHLFGTTLNLKHSSLNVGESRINGIHAASSDDDGETIYTADATLGRGQCSKRLRLEDYDLDDLDDMADSSDCDDEEVLSGGDKQQANKLTAFKMPAKKPKTNLNETHVVSMDANMNTTYYMGPSSSKKNVNCGKVLTSNKNHLVSNVLSEQIVKGPSNADQLKNGTFRSVFSARF